A single window of Rhodamnia argentea isolate NSW1041297 chromosome 5, ASM2092103v1, whole genome shotgun sequence DNA harbors:
- the LOC115732572 gene encoding pentatricopeptide repeat-containing protein At1g01970-like yields the protein MAATVPSSSLSLVSNLHLQRWRLPSIGPRHSPASIPVPVRPHRNKGTRCLATPLLSSPACGENVAEAENLQEGRPSFKWVEVGRRATEEQRIAISNLPSKMTKRCKALMRQIICFDPQRATLSDVLAAWVRIMKPSRANWLAVLKELKKLNHPAHLEVAELALLEESFEANVRDYTKLIHWYGKQNQLQDAENALLAMKQRGFICDQVTLTAMVDMYSKSGHFELANKTFEEIKLLGLPLDKRSYGSMVMAYVRAGMPEQAEILLREMDELEIFAGSEVYKALLRAYSMIGNTDGAQRVFDAIQFAGIVPDARLCGLLINAYATTGQSDKALVAFENMRKAGIEPSDKAVALILHAYERENKINKALDFLIDLERDGIVIGKEASERLAGWLHRLGVVEQVELVLREYAAKETNHGLCTSWIN from the exons ATGGCGGCGACGGTCCCAAGTTCTTCGCTCAGTCTGGTGTCAAACCTCCACCTGCAAAGATGGCGACTCCCAAGCATTGGTCCGCGGCATTCTCCGGCTTCAATTCCCGTTCCTGTTCGACCTCATCGTAACAAGGGCACTCGTTGTCTTGCCACGCCCCTGCTGTCTTCGCCGGCTTGTGGTGAAAATGTCGCAGAAGCTGAGAACCTTCAAGAGGGTAGGCCGAGTTTCAAGTGGGTCGAGGTGGGGCGTCGTGCTACTGAGGAGCAGAGGATTGCCATATCCAATCTTCCTTCTAAGATGACGAAAAGGTGTAAGGCGTTGATGAGGCAGATCATATGTTTCGATCCTCAGAGGGCGACCTTGTCCGATGTTTTGGCTGCCTGGGTGAGAATTATGAAGCCCAGTAGAGCCAATTGGCTCGCGGTTctgaaagaattgaagaagctgaATCATCCTGCTCATCTTGAG GTGGCGGAACTTGCTCTGTTAGAAGAATCTTTCGAAGCTAATGTTCGTGACTATACAAAATTAATCCATTGGTATGGAAAGCAAAACCAACTTCAAGATGCAGAAAACGCTCTTCTAGCCATGAAGCAAAGAGGCTTCATCTGTGATCAGGTTACCTTGACTGCTATGGTTGATATGTACAGCAAGTCTGGGCATTTTGAGCTGGCGAACAAAACATTTGAAGAAATCAAGCTGCTTGGATTGCCATTGGATAAACGGTCTTATGGCTCAATGGTCATGGCCTACGTTAGAGCTGGAATGCCTGAACAGGCAGAGATTTTATTGAGAGAAATGGATGAGCTAGAGATCTTTGCCGGAAGTGAAGTTTATAAGGCACTATTGAGAGCGTATTCCATGATTGGAAATACCGATGGAGCTCAGAGGGTTTTTGATGCTATTCAATTTGCAGGGATTGTTCCAGATGCTAGGCTATGCGGGCTGCTTATAAATGCCTATGCAACTACAGGACAAAGTGACAAGGCCCTTGTTGCCTTTGAGAATATGAGGAAGGCTGGTATTGAACCTAGTGATAAAGCTGTGGCACTCATTTTGCATGCTTATgaaagagagaacaaaataaacaaagcaCTGGACTTTCTAATAGATTTGGAGAGAGATGGTATTGTAATAGGAAAAGAAGCATCCGAAAGACTTGCTGGATGGCTCCACAGACTCGGGGTGGTAGAACAAGTGGAGCTAGTCTTGAGAGAGTATGCAGCTAAGGAAACCAATCATGGACTGTGCACTTCCTGGATAAATTGA